The nucleotide window CCCAGATCACCTATATCGAACCCCTTTTTATCTGTCAAATCAAATTTCACAAATCAAAGTTCGCCAAAAAATGAAATAGATCTGATTCAGCAGTTTGGAAATCCTTTTGTATAAGCTTTAACAGGCAGACCAGGTATTTCATTCGGGGTTGCTCACAACAAAGATTGACTTTCATCTTTGTTGTGAGTAAACCAAGGTGAAAGACTTGGTCTGCCTGTGGCAGTTATTAAAAAAAATGGGTGGAAAGCATTGAAACTATTATTCGGTTAAAAAACAAGGAGTATATCGCTTCGTCCTGAAAACAAGATTATTATGCGGTTTGTGGGTTCATTCAAAAGACATTCGTCGGTAATTTTAAGGAGAATAAGAATTTTTTGGGGTAACAATGAAATACAGTTTCAAAGAACTGTTTGATCTATCTAAAATGCAAAAGTTAATCAATGAATTTTCCAGGTTCACCTCAATCTCTTTGAGTATCATCAGTATGGATGGAGACGTTCTAATCTGTTCGGGATGGCAAAGGATATGTTCGCAATTTCATATGCAAGATCCACAGGCCAGAAAAGAATGTTTAAAAAGCAATACAAAGATCAGGAGAGAATTTAAGAAGGGAGTTCCTTTTGTTATTTACAATTGTCCGCATGGTTTGGTTGATGCATCGTTTCCAATTGTCATAGCAGGGAAACATCTTGCCAGTCTGGTTTCAGGTCAGATTTTTCTGGAACCGCCAGATAAAGCCAAAGAAAAACTCTTCAAAGAGCAGGCACGAAAATTTGGTTTTGATGAGGCATTGTATCTTAAACTGTTTAGTGAAATTCCGGTTTTTACAGAGGAAAAATTTCGATCTGTTCTTTTGTTTCTTGCACAAATAGTACAAATTATAACTCAATTGGGAACTTCCAGATTGAATGTGCTGGAAGCTGAAAAGCGTTTGAAATTGTGTGAAACCAAGTTGAAAAGTTCGTTTAAAGAATCTGCTGAAGCTCTTCATATAAGCCATTTGGCTTCCCTGGGTGAACTTTCCGCCGGAGTTGTTCATGAGATCAATAATCCGATTGCAGGTATCATCAGCATAGCAGAAATTCTTGTGGATCAATTCCATAAACTTGGCGGGGATAAAAAAATTCCAGAACGAATTGTCCATGAAGGAGAGCGAATTGCAAATATTGTAAAAAATATGCTTTCCTTTGCAACGGACAAAAAGGATGAACGCAATTTCGTATATATTTATGATATCCTTAAGCTGACACTTGAGCTTGTGGAAAAACAGATCATTAAGGACGGCATAAAATTGTCTGTGAATATCCTGTCTGATTTGCCCGGAATCAATGCATGCAGTCAGGAGATCCAGCAGGTTTTTTTTAATATTATCAGTAATGCACGTTATGCATTAAAGAAAAAATATCCAACCCCCCATGAGAATAAAATTTTTGAAATTAAAGGGAAAGTCATTATAAGTGAAGAAAAAAAATATGTGCGATTGATATTTTATGACAGAGGGCTTGGAATTCCCAGGGATTTTTTGGATAAAGTGACAGATCCTTTTTTTTCAACCAAACCCAGGGGTGAGGGAACCGGACTTGGGCTTTCCATAAGTCATGGCATTATCGAAGCCCATGGGGGAAAACTTTTGTTTGAAAGCAAAGAAGGTGAATATACAAAAGTCATGGTAGATCTTCCAATTCATAAAGTGCCAAATCCAGAAGAAAAATTATGAAATCAAAAATTCTTATAATTGATGATGAAGAAAATATCCGTTTTGGTTTTGAAATGATCCTGTCTGATCAGGGCTATGATGTGATGACAGCCAAAGATTATGATTCTGCGCTTAAGACTATTTCAGGTATTGAACCTGATTTGATAATTACCGATATCATCCTTGGGCGGCTTACGGGAATGGACCTTCTTGTTGAAGTAAAAAAAAGAAAATTGCTCTGTCCTGTTATCATGATAACGGGCGAACCGAACCTTGAGACATCAACAGATGCCGTCCGGCTGGGGGCATTTGATTACATTCCCAAACCCATTCGAAAAGAGACTTTGTTGCGCATCGCCGGTATGGGACTTCAACACAAAAAACTTCTGGACAATAAAAGGCAGTTGAAGTTGGAGAACATAAGGGTCCGCCGGAATATGGAGGCCATATTCAGAAGTTTAAAAGATGGAGTTATCACTGTTAATAATGATTTGCAGGTGATTGAAGCCAATGAATCCGTAAAAAAAATCTGCAGGTTTTCCATCAAAGAGATTGTTGGAAAAAATTTTGAAAAAATTCAAACCGATTGCAGCAGGTCTTGTCTTCCTGTTTTGAAAGAGACGTTGAGAACAAAAAAAAGCATTGGGGAATTTAGAGTTGAATGCAGACATCCCGACCAGCCCCGTCAAGTCGTTCTTTTGACCAGTTCTTCGCTTAGAAGCCATGCCACGCAGTCTCTTGGTGCTGTCCTGGTTGTCAGAGATATCACAAGGCTTACAACCCTTGAGCTTGAGTTAAAAGAACGTAATCAATTTCATGGAATTATCGGGAAAAGCAGCAAGATGCAAAATATTTATAACCTCCTGGAAAATCTTGCAGATACGGATACTACGGTTTTGATTACAGGCGAGACCGGAACAGGCAAGGAACTGGTTGCCCATGCCATTCATTATAACAGCCCACGCAAAGAAAATCCGTTTATAAAAGTGAACTGCAGTGTTCTGTCTGAAAATCTTCTGGAAAGCGAATTGTTCGGACATGTTAAAGGTGCCTTTACCGGTGCAGTAAAAAACAGGAAGGGCCGATTTGAAATGGCGGATCACGGCACTATTTTTTTAGACGAAATTGGTGATATTTCTCCTTTAATTCAGCTTAAACTTTTAAGAGTTCTTCAAGAAAGAGAGTTTGAGCGTGTTGGGGATTCAATCCCGATAAAAATTGATGTGCGTATCATTGCTGCGACAAATTGTAATCTAAAAGAAAAGATAAAGCTTGGAGAAATCAGGGAGGATTTATATTATAGAATCAAGGTTGTGGATATTCCTATTCCTTCGCTGAAAGAGAGGCGAGAAGATATACTTCTTTTGTCGGATTATTTTTTAGATCGTTTTAACAAGCGTTTTAAAAAACAGCTCAGCGGTTTGTCAAATGAAGTGGTTAATGCATTTATGAATTATGCTTGGCCTGGAAATATAAGAGAATTAGAACACGCAATAGAGCATGGGTTTGTTTTATGTCAGGGTAAAACCATGAGATTTGATCATTTGCCTTTGGAAATAAAAACTTGTTTAAGGACTGAAAAACCGGGGCGTTTGGGACAAGTTGCCGTCAATAAAGAAGATCTGATTCAGGCGTTAAAAAAAACCGGTTGGAACAAATCCAAAGCTGCGCGAATTTTAGGGGTAGGGCGCAGAACAATTTATCGCAAGATCGAACAATATAAAATTTCAATGCCGTAAATAAATGTGTCTGGCACAAGTATGTACGGCACACTTGTGTGCCACGCACACCTTCTTTGCTCTTCTTTGTCTTTTGTTTTGAAAAAAAATCTTAGCTTAACATATTGATATCGTAATGAAATTAATTGTATTTCACCCATCATGTCTGGGTGGCATGCAAATTGATATAAAATCCCCCGGTTTTATAAAATTTACGGAACGCCAATATGGTCGAAATACTTTTAGCCGATGATAAAAAAATTATCTTTCGGTTTTTTTTACCATGATAATTGCGGACACAGGGTTTTCAGTTGTATAGCCGGGATATTTGATGGTCTAAAAGACAAGTCGTTTTGTTCAAGTTATAAAATTTTTGATTTTTACAGTGCATTAACCATAATTGAATTTAAATCAAATAGGAGATTGGGGATGTTTAAAAAAATGAAGCTTGGTACGAAAATTTTTTCAGGGTTTGCGTTGGTACTTGTTTTTCTTTGTATAGTTACTTTTATTGGTTCTAAAAGTCTGTCAGGCGTTGTTGACAGGGTGGAAAAAGCCGATGATGTGAATCGCATAGTTAAAACTATTTTAGAAACACGACAACAGGAAAAGAATTATATTATCCGTGGGGGTGACACCTATATAAGCAAAGTTGAGGCCGACATAAAAAAGTTGCTTGAACAGGCCGCAGAAGCGAAAAATAAATTTACTCAGAACATCGACAAGGCCAATATAGATAAGGTGATTGAAAAAGCAACTGCTTATACCAGGGCCTTTAAAGAATATGTTGAACTGGATCATCAAAAGGATAAGGCCATGGAAGAAATGCGGTCCAGAGCAAGGGAAGTTCTGGCACAGAGTGAGGCCATCCGGGCAGATCAGAAGCAACAGCTGGCTGTAATAATGGACAACGGTGCTGATAATGATCGTATCAACGACAAACTTGAAAAGGCGGATGATGCCAATAGAATCATCAAATGGTTTATGGATGCTCGTAAAAACGAGAAGGAATTCATCATATCCAAGGGAGAAAATAAATGGCGAAAAAATGTTGAAACCGACTTGGCAAAGATTTTGGCCTTGTCAACGGATCTGAAATCACGGTTTAAGTTCAACAAAAACATTGAACAGATAAATGCGGTTATTGCAGGCATCCATGCCTATGATAAGGCGTTTGATGATTTTGAACAGCTTATGAAGACACAGGAAGCCGCTGATGCTGATATGGTCGCAGCCGCAAGGAGTGTCAATGTGATCTGCACGGCAGCAAGGGCGGATCAAAAGGCAAAAATGGAACATCAGATTTCAACTGCAAATCATATCATCCTCATGGCAACCTTTATTGCTATTTTTTTGGGTATTTTATTTGCATTTATCATTACAAGGGCCATTACCAAGCCTTTGAGCATAGTGATTCAGGGTCTGGGCGAAGGAGCCAACCAGGTTGCTTCAGCCTCAGGTCAGGTATCTTCCGCCAGTCAGTCTCTGGCTGAAGGTTCTTCACAGCAGGCAGCTTCAATAGAAGAGACCTCGTCTTCCATGGAGGAAATGTCTTCAATGACAAATAAAAATGCTGAAAATGCCAAAGAAGCCCAGAATAAAATGGCTCAAGCCCGCGAGATCGTGGGGAAAGTCAATAGCAATCTGGAAGAGCTGTTTAGCGCTATTAAGGAGATCAAAACGTCCAGTGATGAAACCGGCAAAATTGTTAAGACCATTGATGAAATTGCGTTTCAAACCAATTTGCTTGCCTTGAACGCGGCGGTTGAGGCGGCCCGGGCAGGAGAGGCAGGCGCAGGTTTCGCAGTTGTAGCCGATGAAGTCAGGAGTCTTGCCATGCGTGCTGCAGATGCAGCAAAAAATACAACTGAGTTGATTGACAGTACGGTTGCAGCAGTCACAAAAGGCGATAACCTCACAATTAAAACCCAGGAAGCGTTTAAGATTAATATTGAAATTGCAATGGCCATAGGAGAGCTTATTGATGAAATTTCAGGAGCATCAAGTGAACAAGCTATTGGTATTGAGCAGGTTAATATTGCCGTTGCCGAGATGGATAAGGTTGTTCAACAGAATGCTGCCAATGCTGAAGAATCTGCTTCAGCGTCAGAAGAGCTGAATGCCCAGGCAGAACAACTAAAAGATTATGTGGGTGATCTGACATCTCTTGTAACAGGTGAAATTAAACAAAAACACACACATTCTCCCGTCTGTATAAAATCCATACCGGTCAACCTTAAAACGGAAAGGGATTCCAGAACCAGGATGCTGCCTAAACCTAAAAATGAAATAAGGCCTGATCAAGTTATTTTATTTGATGAGAATTTTAAAGATTTTTAATATTTGATTTTCCGGTACTGGGTATTTTGCTTTGTCTGCCCTGTTTCTCTATTCCTGCTTTGCATTTCAAATGTGAATAATTTTCACGGGCAGACCTGGTCTTTCACCCATGTTTGCCCACAACAAATATTTAAAGTTTCTGTATGAATTTTTGAAGACTTTCAGATAAAAAAACTGCTTGTGATTACATTGCTGTATGAAAGCTTAACATTGCCGATAATTATTTATTAGATGATACTATGGACAGATAAGTTCTTTGTTTTATGTTAAGGGCGTTATGAAAGTTTTATAAATATAAATTTTTATTGATAGAATTATCTGGGGGGAGTATGGACAGGCTGGACGCAATTTTCGCACCTGAAACCATAGCGGTTATTGGGGCGTCAACACAAAAAGGCAAAGTAGGTCACGATATCTTTGCCAATATTTTATCCGGAGGGTTTAAGGGAACGCTCTATCCTGTTAATCCAAAAGCAAAATCGGTTTTAAGTGTAAAATGCTATACGCGTATTGCAAGCATTCCAGATCCCATTGATCTGGCAATGATTATTCTTCCTCCAAAAGCTGCTTTGCCTGCTGTAGCAGATTGTATTGCAAAAGGGGTTAAAGGGATTGTAATTGTATCTGCCGGGTTTAAGGAAGTGGGAGGAGAAGGTGCCAGGATTGAAAAAGAAATTAAAGCCTTGTGTGCCAACGCAAAAGTAAGACTGGTGGGACCCAATTGTCTGGGAGTGATCAATCCTTCTCCCAAAGTGTCGTTGAATGCCAGTTTTTCAGCACGCATGCCCAAGCCCGGAAATGTTTCTTTTATTTCTCAAAGCGGTGCGCTCTGCACTGCCGTGCTTGACTATGCAGCAGATAAAGGATTTGGTTTTTCAAAATTTATTTCAATTGGAAACAAGGCAGATGTGGATGAGCTGGATTTATTAAGATATTATTATAATGATCCTGACACGGATGTGGTGATGATATACATGGAAGAACTCTCTAGGAGCGCTGAAGAATTTATTTCAGAAGTCAGACAGATGACTTCTGGAAGCAATCCTACCCATGTGATTGCCATTAAATCAGGTTCCTCTGATGCAGGTGCAAGGGCTGCTGCGTCACATACCGGAGCCCTTGCCGGTTCTGACGCTTTGTATGATGCAATTTTCAGCATGTCCGGAATTTTGCGGTGTGCGACGGTGAATCAATTGTTTGATTATGCCCAGGCCTTTGCCGCAAACAAGTATCCAACAGGAGACAAAATTGCCATTATCACCAATGCCGGTGGACCCGGCATTATTGCGACAGACATGAGTGAACAGTCTGGTTTGAAATTGGCCACATTTTCTGATGAGACCGTTAAAGAATTGAAAAAATATCTGCCGTCCACAGCCAATTTTCATAACCCGGTGGATGTGATCGGTGATGCCGCAAAAGATCGGTATGAAAATACACTGGCTACTGTATTAAGTGATCGCGGAGTAGACGCTGCCTTGATCATTTTAACCCCGCAATCCATGACCGATGCCATTGGCACGGCCGAGGCTATTGTGAAGATTGCCAGGAACAGCATTAAACCTATTGTCTGCTCGTTCATGGGCGTTGTTGATGTATCTGATGGCGTCAAGCTTTTGCAGAAACATAAAATTCCCGTTTACCAGTTTCCGGAGAGTGCTGCCAGGTCTTTGGGTGCGCTCAGGGAAGGAATGAAGTGGATTTTCAGAAAAATTTTGCCACAATATGATCTGGTTTATGATACCGCTAAAGCAAAGCAGATCATTGAAAAATATGTGCAGGAAGGTAGGCTGGTTTTAGGTGAACTGGACGGAAATGAGATTCTTAAGTGTTATGGATTCAACACATTGCCAATGGAATTGTCTAAAAATAAAACAGAGGCCTGCACAATTGCAGACACACTCGGATACCCGGTTGTCATGAAGATTGTCTCTCCTGATATTCTTCACAAAACAGATGCCGGTGGTGTTGTGGTGGGGCTTGAAGACAGTGAGAGCGTTGCAGAAGCTTTTGAAACCATCATGGAAAAAGCCCGGGATTATAATCCTGATGCCGTGATAGAAGGTGTTCTGATTCAGAAGCTGGCCCCAAAAGGCAAGGAAGTTATTTTGGGATTGTCAAAAGATCCGGTTTTCGGACATGCTGTTATGTTTGGACTGGGGGGGATTTTTGTTGAAGTTTATAAGGATGTTGTATTCCGCTTGTCTCCCATGGGCAGAAACACAGCAAGGAGAATGGTTAAGGCGATAAAAGGATATCCGATTCTTGAGGGGTTGCGGGGTGAGAAGCCGTCGGATATTGAAATTCTGGAAAAACATATTGTTTCTTTAAAAGCTATGGCTGATAATCATCCCATGATAAAAGAACTGGATATTAATCCCCTGTTTGTACACGAGGAGGGCAAGGGCACAACGGTTGCCGATATTATTATCCGGCTGGAAAATCAGGAGAACTGATTATTTTTTTATATCCGGTTATTAAAAAGGTGCCTGAAGACATTCAGGTGTTGAAAAGAAAAAATAAAGTGGCTGCCTTGAGCCGGTTTGCCATGGAAAGCGCCAAAGCCTCTGCCCTTAAATCAACATTTTTAATAGACAGGTTTATTAAAGATGATCTGGGGGTGCCTGAACCATCAAATGGTTGTTTCTGGTCTGTCAGCCATAAGCCGGATTTTGTAGCAGGGGTTGTTTCAATTGAAAAAATCGGCATTGATGTGGAACAGATTAAAGATGTTTCTGAAGCATTATTTAAAAAAATTGTTGATCCTGATGAAGCTGGATGTTTTAGAGGTCAGGATAAAAAGATTATTTTCTTTCGGGTATTTACAGCAAAAGAAGCAGTATTAAAGAAAACAACAGACGGGCTTAAAGGGATGTCAAAAGTAAAAATAAAAAAGGTTCATGATGATAACAATATTATTCTTGAATATTTAAATACAAATTATTTAGTTGAAAATTTTTATTTTGACGGTTACCTTGCATCCGTTACAAAGGATCGTTTTGATGTCCAATGGGCATTGGAATAAGAAATTTATTCAAGGAGAAAGAAAATGGCCAAAGGAAACGGTTTCACAATGAGCAATGATTCTTCAGGCACCAAAGTCTCATTGCCGAAAGTTGATTTTTCAAGCTTTATCATGTCTTTATATTCATCAGGACTTGTTCAACTTGGCAAGGTTGAGGATCCTTCAACAGGAAAAAAATCCGTTAATTTTGACCTTGCAAGGCAAACAATAGATATGATTGCCATGCTGGAAGAAAAAACCAAGGGCAATTTAACCGAGGAAGAAAACAACCTGCTCAAGGCACTGCTTGTTGAGATCAGGATGGCATTTGTCGAGGCAAAAACTTGAGACAAAAGTATAAATCCTTTGCAAAGATAAACCTGTTTTTATATGTCACTTCCAGGCGTAAGGATGGATACCATAATCTTTATTCATTGATGACACAGATAGATCTGTGTGATGATATTTGTATTGATTTTTCACAAAGAACGATGTCGATTTCCTGTGATCATCCGGGTGTTCCGGCAGATGAATCAAACATTGCTTTTAGAGCAGCCAGGGTTTTTTATCATCAGTTGAAAATGAATGGGCGTGAAGAAAAAAATGGTCTGTCCATTGAAATTGTAAAAAAAATTCCCCCGGGCGGAGGGCTGGGCGGAGGAAGCAGCAATGCGGCAACTGTATTAACTGCTTTGAACACACATTTTAAGGCACCGTTTTCAAAAAAAGAATTGATGAAAATAGGTCTTAGTCTGGGTGCTGATGTCCCTTTTTTTATTTTTGGAAGACCGGCAATTGCCAAAGGTGTTGGGGAAAAACTTGAGAAAGCGCCAAATCTTAAATCCTGCTATATTGTATTATGTGATCCAGGGGTAGCTGCCTCAACAGCCAGGGTATATAAAAATATTGATTTTAATTTGACATCAGAACAAAAATATACTATAAATCCTGGTCTGAATGTGCCGTTACGGGGACAGGGATTTGATTTAAGGGGGCGGATGCACAATGATCTTGAAGAATCAGCGTGTCGTTTGTATCCCGAGATCAAGGAAACAAAAGAGGAGATGGAGTTGTTGTTGCAACAAAGGGTGTGTATGACTGGAAGCGGCTCATCTCTTTTTGCTCTTTTTTCAGAGCGTACAGCTGCAAAAAAAGGCTGTGAAATGCTTTTGGAAAAATGGGCTGGCAGTAAAAGAAAAGTGTTTCTTTCCTCGTTTAATTAAATTGTAGGTTTTAAGTGCTTAAGTTAGAATATTGGGGCGTCGTCAAGTGGTAAGACACAGGGTTTTGATCCCTGCATTCAGAGGTTCGAGTCCTCTCGCCCCAGCCAAATTTGTATAACCAGATACATAACGGGGAAAAAAGAGATTTGATATGAAAGGCTTGTCTATTTTTGCAGGAAATTCGAATCCCGTCCTTTCGGACATGATTTCGGGGTATCTTGCAAAACCGCTAGGAAGATTGAAAGTTGACCGTTTTAGTGACGGCGAAACCCAAGTTGAAATTCAAGAAAATGTCAGAAAACAGGAAATTTTTGTCATACAATCAACGTGTAATCCTGTGAATGACAATCTTGTTGAGTTGCTTCTTATGATTGATGCATTTAAAAGGTCTTCCGCCAGTAGAATTACCGCAGTTATTCCTTATTTCGGATATTCACGCCAGGATAAAAAAGTGTCTCCCAGGGTTCCTATCAGCGCTAAACTTGTTGCAGATCTTCTTGAGAATACAGGTGTTCACAGAGTGATTACAATGGATCTGCATGCCGGACAAATTCAAGGTTTTTTTAATTGTCCTGTGGATAATCTTTATGCCGCCCCGGTTATTATTGATGATATTAAGGCCCGCTATCCGGAAAACCTAGTTGTTGTATCGCCTGATGCCGGTGGTGTTGAAAGGGCAAGGGCATATGCAAAACGCCTGAATGCCGGTCTTGCCATTGTCGATAAAAGACGGAGTGCGCCGAACAAGGCAAAAGCAATGGCTATTATCGGAGATGTTCAAGATAAGATAGCTATTGTTATTGATGATATGGTTGATACGGCAGGAACATTGACAGAGGCTGCAAGTGTTATCGTGGACAACGGTGCAAATGCAGTTCACGCTTACTGCACGCATCCAGTGCTTTCAGGGCCGGCTATTGATCGAATAAACAAGTCATCTTTAAGTTCTCTTGTTGCAACAGATACTATCCCTTTGTCTGAAGAAGCAAAATTATGTGGCAAGATTGAGACGCTTTCCATTGCCAAGCTTGTCGGTGAGGCGATTGTACGCAGTTACAGGGGAGATTCTGTAAATTCTCTATTTGTATAAAATAATTGATATATTAGTCTTCTGCATGAATGCATGCAGTTATGGAGGAAATAGCTTTGGAATTAA belongs to Desulfobacula toluolica Tol2 and includes:
- a CDS encoding sensor histidine kinase, with the protein product MKYSFKELFDLSKMQKLINEFSRFTSISLSIISMDGDVLICSGWQRICSQFHMQDPQARKECLKSNTKIRREFKKGVPFVIYNCPHGLVDASFPIVIAGKHLASLVSGQIFLEPPDKAKEKLFKEQARKFGFDEALYLKLFSEIPVFTEEKFRSVLLFLAQIVQIITQLGTSRLNVLEAEKRLKLCETKLKSSFKESAEALHISHLASLGELSAGVVHEINNPIAGIISIAEILVDQFHKLGGDKKIPERIVHEGERIANIVKNMLSFATDKKDERNFVYIYDILKLTLELVEKQIIKDGIKLSVNILSDLPGINACSQEIQQVFFNIISNARYALKKKYPTPHENKIFEIKGKVIISEEKKYVRLIFYDRGLGIPRDFLDKVTDPFFSTKPRGEGTGLGLSISHGIIEAHGGKLLFESKEGEYTKVMVDLPIHKVPNPEEKL
- a CDS encoding sigma-54 dependent transcriptional regulator, with translation MKSKILIIDDEENIRFGFEMILSDQGYDVMTAKDYDSALKTISGIEPDLIITDIILGRLTGMDLLVEVKKRKLLCPVIMITGEPNLETSTDAVRLGAFDYIPKPIRKETLLRIAGMGLQHKKLLDNKRQLKLENIRVRRNMEAIFRSLKDGVITVNNDLQVIEANESVKKICRFSIKEIVGKNFEKIQTDCSRSCLPVLKETLRTKKSIGEFRVECRHPDQPRQVVLLTSSSLRSHATQSLGAVLVVRDITRLTTLELELKERNQFHGIIGKSSKMQNIYNLLENLADTDTTVLITGETGTGKELVAHAIHYNSPRKENPFIKVNCSVLSENLLESELFGHVKGAFTGAVKNRKGRFEMADHGTIFLDEIGDISPLIQLKLLRVLQEREFERVGDSIPIKIDVRIIAATNCNLKEKIKLGEIREDLYYRIKVVDIPIPSLKERREDILLLSDYFLDRFNKRFKKQLSGLSNEVVNAFMNYAWPGNIRELEHAIEHGFVLCQGKTMRFDHLPLEIKTCLRTEKPGRLGQVAVNKEDLIQALKKTGWNKSKAARILGVGRRTIYRKIEQYKISMP
- a CDS encoding methyl-accepting chemotaxis protein yields the protein MFKKMKLGTKIFSGFALVLVFLCIVTFIGSKSLSGVVDRVEKADDVNRIVKTILETRQQEKNYIIRGGDTYISKVEADIKKLLEQAAEAKNKFTQNIDKANIDKVIEKATAYTRAFKEYVELDHQKDKAMEEMRSRAREVLAQSEAIRADQKQQLAVIMDNGADNDRINDKLEKADDANRIIKWFMDARKNEKEFIISKGENKWRKNVETDLAKILALSTDLKSRFKFNKNIEQINAVIAGIHAYDKAFDDFEQLMKTQEAADADMVAAARSVNVICTAARADQKAKMEHQISTANHIILMATFIAIFLGILFAFIITRAITKPLSIVIQGLGEGANQVASASGQVSSASQSLAEGSSQQAASIEETSSSMEEMSSMTNKNAENAKEAQNKMAQAREIVGKVNSNLEELFSAIKEIKTSSDETGKIVKTIDEIAFQTNLLALNAAVEAARAGEAGAGFAVVADEVRSLAMRAADAAKNTTELIDSTVAAVTKGDNLTIKTQEAFKINIEIAMAIGELIDEISGASSEQAIGIEQVNIAVAEMDKVVQQNAANAEESASASEELNAQAEQLKDYVGDLTSLVTGEIKQKHTHSPVCIKSIPVNLKTERDSRTRMLPKPKNEIRPDQVILFDENFKDF
- a CDS encoding acetate--CoA ligase family protein; protein product: MDRLDAIFAPETIAVIGASTQKGKVGHDIFANILSGGFKGTLYPVNPKAKSVLSVKCYTRIASIPDPIDLAMIILPPKAALPAVADCIAKGVKGIVIVSAGFKEVGGEGARIEKEIKALCANAKVRLVGPNCLGVINPSPKVSLNASFSARMPKPGNVSFISQSGALCTAVLDYAADKGFGFSKFISIGNKADVDELDLLRYYYNDPDTDVVMIYMEELSRSAEEFISEVRQMTSGSNPTHVIAIKSGSSDAGARAAASHTGALAGSDALYDAIFSMSGILRCATVNQLFDYAQAFAANKYPTGDKIAIITNAGGPGIIATDMSEQSGLKLATFSDETVKELKKYLPSTANFHNPVDVIGDAAKDRYENTLATVLSDRGVDAALIILTPQSMTDAIGTAEAIVKIARNSIKPIVCSFMGVVDVSDGVKLLQKHKIPVYQFPESAARSLGALREGMKWIFRKILPQYDLVYDTAKAKQIIEKYVQEGRLVLGELDGNEILKCYGFNTLPMELSKNKTEACTIADTLGYPVVMKIVSPDILHKTDAGGVVVGLEDSESVAEAFETIMEKARDYNPDAVIEGVLIQKLAPKGKEVILGLSKDPVFGHAVMFGLGGIFVEVYKDVVFRLSPMGRNTARRMVKAIKGYPILEGLRGEKPSDIEILEKHIVSLKAMADNHPMIKELDINPLFVHEEGKGTTVADIIIRLENQEN
- a CDS encoding 4'-phosphopantetheinyl transferase family protein, which codes for MPEDIQVLKRKNKVAALSRFAMESAKASALKSTFLIDRFIKDDLGVPEPSNGCFWSVSHKPDFVAGVVSIEKIGIDVEQIKDVSEALFKKIVDPDEAGCFRGQDKKIIFFRVFTAKEAVLKKTTDGLKGMSKVKIKKVHDDNNIILEYLNTNYLVENFYFDGYLASVTKDRFDVQWALE
- a CDS encoding DUF1844 domain-containing protein, which produces MAKGNGFTMSNDSSGTKVSLPKVDFSSFIMSLYSSGLVQLGKVEDPSTGKKSVNFDLARQTIDMIAMLEEKTKGNLTEEENNLLKALLVEIRMAFVEAKT
- the ispE gene encoding 4-(cytidine 5'-diphospho)-2-C-methyl-D-erythritol kinase, translated to MRQKYKSFAKINLFLYVTSRRKDGYHNLYSLMTQIDLCDDICIDFSQRTMSISCDHPGVPADESNIAFRAARVFYHQLKMNGREEKNGLSIEIVKKIPPGGGLGGGSSNAATVLTALNTHFKAPFSKKELMKIGLSLGADVPFFIFGRPAIAKGVGEKLEKAPNLKSCYIVLCDPGVAASTARVYKNIDFNLTSEQKYTINPGLNVPLRGQGFDLRGRMHNDLEESACRLYPEIKETKEEMELLLQQRVCMTGSGSSLFALFSERTAAKKGCEMLLEKWAGSKRKVFLSSFN
- a CDS encoding ribose-phosphate diphosphokinase, which codes for MKGLSIFAGNSNPVLSDMISGYLAKPLGRLKVDRFSDGETQVEIQENVRKQEIFVIQSTCNPVNDNLVELLLMIDAFKRSSASRITAVIPYFGYSRQDKKVSPRVPISAKLVADLLENTGVHRVITMDLHAGQIQGFFNCPVDNLYAAPVIIDDIKARYPENLVVVSPDAGGVERARAYAKRLNAGLAIVDKRRSAPNKAKAMAIIGDVQDKIAIVIDDMVDTAGTLTEAASVIVDNGANAVHAYCTHPVLSGPAIDRINKSSLSSLVATDTIPLSEEAKLCGKIETLSIAKLVGEAIVRSYRGDSVNSLFV